A region from the Delphinus delphis chromosome Y, mDelDel1.2, whole genome shotgun sequence genome encodes:
- the LOC132419242 gene encoding sodium-dependent organic anion transporter-like has translation MRANFSSSSACLANSSEEELPVGLETYGNLELVFTVVSAVMIGLLMFSLGCSVEIQRLWSHSRGPWGIAVRLLCQFGLMPLAAYLLVISFSLKPVQAMVILIVGCCPGGTTSNIFTYWVDGDMDLSISMTTCSTVAALRMMPLHLYLYTLSWNLEQNLTISYQNIGVTLVCLTIPVALGVYGNYRWPKQSKIILKVSNSMGQLAHFRIRDLTNRCRQ, from the exons ATGAGAGCAAATTTTTCCAGCAGCTCAGCCTGCCTTGCCAATAGTTCGGAGGAGGAGTTGCCAGTGGGGCTGGAGACCTATGGGAACCTGGAACTTGTTTTCACAGTGGTGTCAGCCGTGATGATCGGCTTGCTTATGTTCTCCTTGGGATGCTCTGTGGAGATCCAGAGGCTCTGGTCACACAGCAGGGGACCCTGGGGAATTGCTGTACGACTGCTCTGCCAATTTGGGCTCATGCCTCTTGCTGCCTATCTCCTGGTCATCAGCTTCTCTCTTAAGCCAGTCCAAGCTATGGTTATCCTCATCGTGGGGTGCTGCCCAGGGGGAACCACCTCGAACATTTTCACCTACTGGGTTGATGGAGATATGGATCTCAG caTCAGTATGACAACCtgttccacagtggctgccctGAGAATGATGCCCCTCCACCTTTATCTCTACACCTTGTCCTGGAATCTTGAGCAGAATCTCACCATTTCATATCAAAACAtag gaGTTACCCTTGTGTGCCTGACCATTCCTGTGGCCCTCGGTGTCTATGGGAATTATAGGTGGCCAAAACAATCCAAAATTATTCTTAAGGTAAGCAACTCCATGGGACAGTTAGCACATTTCAGAATCAGAGACTTGACAAATAGATGTAGGCAATGA